In the genome of Eschrichtius robustus isolate mEscRob2 chromosome 12, mEscRob2.pri, whole genome shotgun sequence, one region contains:
- the AIF1 gene encoding allograft inflammatory factor 1: MSQTRDLQGGKAFGLLKAQQEERLSEINKQFLDDPKYSSDEDLPSKLEAFKKKYMEFDLNGNGDIDIMSLKRMLEKLEVPKTHLELKKLIREVSSGPGETFSYSDFLKMMLGKRSAILKMILMYEERAREQEKPAGPPAKKAISELP, from the exons ATGAGCCAAACCAGGGATTTACAGG GAGGAAAAGCCTTTGGGCTGCTGAAGGCCCAGCAAGAAGAGCGACTCAGTGAAATCAACAAG CAATTCCTGGATGATCCCAAATATAGCAGTGACGAGGACCTGCCCTCCAAACTGGAAGCCTTCAAGA AGAAATACATGGAGTTTGACCTGAATGGAAACGGAGATATCG ATATCATGTCCCTGAAGCGAATGCTGGAGAAACTTGAGGTCCCCAAGACCCACCTGGAGCTAAAGAAATTAATCAGGGAGGTATCCAGCGGCCCTGGGGAGACTTTCAGCTACTCTGACTTTCTCAAGATGATGTTGGGCAAGAGATCTGCCATCCTAAAAAT GATCCTGATGTAtgaagagagagcaagagaacaggaGAAGCCAGCGGGTCCCCCAGCCAAGAAGGCTATCTCTGAGTTGCCCTGA